The proteins below are encoded in one region of Hordeum vulgare subsp. vulgare chromosome 3H, MorexV3_pseudomolecules_assembly, whole genome shotgun sequence:
- the LOC123441335 gene encoding spidroin-1-like gives MATSMFIAHSFVSGAHVIHDGAPALPRPLPLPLRRLPSRVQLQPPRRQRHRRHEATVQQEHVQAGREEAGKQDRQGGGEGGQGEGGDQEGGHGRGEEAGARPGADAGSAGAARAEGSRGSRGVDGGEAAGRGAAGGRVRGREGGRLHQQVPTTAAATEAQLAAQLQGDAQPRRIADADQHRIQRFD, from the exons ATGGCGACCTCCATGTTCATCGCCCATA GTTTCGTTTCTGGCGCGCATGTCATCCATGATGGAGCGCCTGCGCTCCCTCGGCCTCTACCGCTTCCGCTCCGACGACTTCCCTCCCGAGTACAACTACAGCCACCCCGCCGCCAGCGACACCGTCGGCACGAAGCAACAGTACAACAGGAGCATGTCCAAGCCGGTCGCGAGGAAGCCGGCAAGCAAGACAGGCAAGGAGGCGGAGAAGGCGGCCAGGGCGAAGGTGGCGACCAAGAAGGCGGTCACGGCCGAGGTGAGGAGGCTGGAGCGCGCCCCGGTGCCGACGCCGGCTCGGCTGGTGCAGCACGCGCCGAGGGCTCCCGCGGCTCGCGCGGTGTTGACGGAGGCGAGGCGGCCGGACGTGGGGCCGCCGGAGGCCGCGTGCGTGGACGAGAGGGCGGACGACTTCATCAACAAGTTCCGACAACAGCTGCAGCTACAGAGGCTCAACTTGCTGCTCAACTACAAGGAGATGCTCAACCACGACGCATAGCAGATGCAGACCAGCACAGGATTCAACGCTTCGATTAG
- the LOC123442503 gene encoding beta-glucuronosyltransferase GlcAT14A-like — translation MGAADKWLLPLVSVSFVSLMLFLSALSGFSASSALFARLPPPSYVRRGAAAPPAFAYLLSGGRGDGRRLLRLLLAVYHPRNQYLLHLSADAPESERAELAAAVARAAPAVAAFGNVDVVGRPAAGTPMGSSGLAATLRAAAALLRLDAEWDWFVTLSAADYPLLTQDDLIHVFSSVPRNLNFIDHTSDIGWKESQRVQPVIVDAGIYLAGRNQFFQATEKRATPDGFKFFTGSPWVILNRRFIEYCIFGWENLPRTLLMYFTNVMLPQEGYFHSVACNSDFRNFTVNNDLRYVAWDDPPQMEPRFLNITHYDEIVGSGVPFARKFQEKEYLLDKIDEKILQRWRHRPVPGAWCTGRKRWFSDPCSQWSNVNIVRPGPQAEKFRRYMDRILEESKSSNSSCAQ, via the exons ATGGGGGCAGCGGACAAGTGGCTGCTGCCGCTGGTGTCGGTCTCCTTCGTCTCGCTCATGCTATTCCTCTCGGCGCTCTCGGGCTTCTCGGCCTCCTCCGCGCTATTCGCGCGCCTCCCGCCGCCCTCCTACGTGCGCCGCGGGGCCGCCGCGCCGCCCGCCTTCGCCTACCTGCTCTCGGGCGGGCGCGGGGACGGCCGCAGGCTCCTGCGCCTGCTCCTCGCCGTCTACCACCCCAGGAACCAGTACCTGCTCCACCTCTCCGCGGACGCGCCCGAGTCCGAGCGGGCCGAGCTGGCCGCCGCCGTCGCGCGGGCCGCCCCCGCCGTCGCCGCCTTCGGGAACGTCGACGTCGTCGGCCGCCCCGCCGCGGGCACTCCCATGGGCTCCTCCGGCCTCGCCGCCACgctccgcgccgccgccgccctgctcCGGCTGGACGCCGAGTGGGACTGGTTCGTCACCCTCAGCGCCGCCGATTACCCCCTCCTCACCCAGGACG ACCTGATTCATGTCTTCTCGTCTGTGCCAAGGAACCTCAACTTCATCGATCACACTAGTGATATTGGATGGAAAGA GTCTCAGAGAGTGCAACCAGTCATAGTAGATGCTGGGATATACCTGGCTGGGAGGAATCAGTTCTTCCAAGCCACGGAGAAACGGGCAACTCCAGATGGATTCAAATTCTTCACAG GTTCTCCCTGGGTCATTCTAAACCGGCGGTTTATAGAGTATTGCATTTTTGGATGGGAGAACCTCCCTCGAACCCTTCTCATGTACTTCACGAACGTGATGCTGCCTCAGGAAGGTTATTTCCACTCAGTCGCGTGCAACTCTGACTTCCGTAATTTCACGGTGAACAATGACTTGCGGTACGTGGCCTGGGACGATCCACCTCAGATGGAACCCCGTTTTCTAAACATTACACATTATGATGAGATAGTAGGGAGCGGAGTTCCCTTTGCTAGGAAGTTTCAAGAGAAAGAATATCTGTTGGACAAGATTGATGAGAAAATACTCCAGCGGTGGCGTCACAGACCTGTTCCCGGAGCGTGGTGCACAGGCAGAAAGAGATGGTTCAGCGATCCATGCTCCCAGTGGAGCAACGTCAACATTGTGAGACCCGGCCCCCAGGCCGAGAAGTTCCGCAGATACATGGACCGGATCCTAGAAGAATCAAAGTCAAGCAACAGCTCATGCGCGCAATAA